From the genome of Bacillus carboniphilus:
ATTGCATGGATTGTGTAATGGTCCCATACAGCCAGGGTCTGCGGAAACTGTGCCCCCAACAGACACAAGCCCGAGAATTAAAATGGCAGATACTAATAGCTTTTTCATATTGTTTCCTCCTCAATATTTTTCATCTAAGGTGAAAGCAATATCTTGTTGTATCTCTATCATTATAACATTATTCTGAAGAAATGGAATATTTTGTGTGGGACAGTAAACCTGTCCCCTTGTCCCACTACCTGGTTAAGGCGAATATGCATGTGTCTGTTAGTCTCGAACCATCCGCCGAGAGGTCGTCATTTTTAAGGATGCCTTCTAGGTTATAGCCTAATTTTCTCGGGATTGCTTGACTTTTTTCGTTCGTTGATTCGATTTGAATTTGAATTCGATTGAGCTTTAACTCTTCAAATCCGAAGTTTGTAATGGCCTGTATAGCTTCGGTCATATATCCTTTCCCGCTATATGGAGTGCTTACCCAGTATCCAATCTCCCCTTTAGGTATTCTCCAGTCTATTCCATGTATGCTTGCTGTCCCTATAAATTCTTGGTTTTCTTTATGAAAAATTAAAAAACGAAAACTTTTTCTTTCTAAAAACTGAACAAGTGCTTTTCTTATGTTTGCCTCGGTTTCTTCTACAGCAGGCATACTTTGG
Proteins encoded in this window:
- a CDS encoding GNAT family N-acetyltransferase, translated to MEPILLSVPTQIETDRLTLRAPSEGDGRVVNVAIRESLNELKPWLSFAQSMPAVEETEANIRKALVQFLERKSFRFLIFHKENQEFIGTASIHGIDWRIPKGEIGYWVSTPYSGKGYMTEAIQAITNFGFEELKLNRIQIQIESTNEKSQAIPRKLGYNLEGILKNDDLSADGSRLTDTCIFALTR